The DNA window GCATGGTGGCGCCGACGAGAATCTCGCGCATCTGGGCGGAAAAGCGCAGCGCTTCCGGCAAGACAGTGAGAATGGTCGCTCCAATCACGGGGCCGGCGATATTCCATGCGCCGCCCAGTACCGGCGCGATCACGCTATCGACGCTGCGCAGGAATCCGAAATCGCCGGGCGCGACGAACATGTTGAGGTGGGCGGCCAGTCCGCCGCCAAGACCGGCGATGGCCCCCGAGGCGGTAAAGATCGCAAGCTTAAGGCGTGCAACATCGTGACCTGCAGTCGAAACCACCAGTTCATCGGCAGCGACCGCGCGCATTCGCTCGCCGATCGAGGAGTTGCGCACTGCCCACACAAGATAGATGACGAGTACGAGCAGCAGCGCGAGTTGCCAGGTCTCGGTGAGTTTCGGGATGCCGAAGACTCCGAGCGCGCCGCCGGTCACCGAATCCCAGTTCAGCGCAATGATTCGAATGACCTCGGTGAAAGCAAGTGTCGCCATGGTGAAGTAGTCGCCGCGCAGCCGCAGCACGAGCGAACCAAGGCCGAAAGCCGCGAGAGACGCAGCCGCAACGGCGGCGGTCAGCGCCGGTGCGAAGCTCCAGCCCTGCTGCATGGTGAGCCAGATCGAGAGATAAGCTCCGATCGCCATCAAACCACCCGTCGCCAGCGAAAAGAGATTGACGCCGAGCAGCAGAAAACAGCCGAACGCAAGCACGGAGTTGAGCAAGCAGAGATCGATGACGTTGTGATACGCGTAAAAGAACTCGATCACGCGCGTTTTGTCTCACGCGTCGCGAACAGGCCGGTCGGCCTCGTCAGCAGGATCAGCAGCACAAGTCCAAATCCAACCGCATCGCGGTAACCCGAGCCGATGGCGACCACGCTCGCAACTTCGACAAGCCCGAGCAGCACCCCACCGACAAGCGCGCCCAGGACATTGCCGAGGCCACCGAGGATGAGCACCGTCAAACCCTTAAGCAAAATGCTGTCGCCCATGAATGGCGACACCGACTGGAACAGCAGCGACCATAACACGCCCGCTCCGCCCGCCAGCGCGCCGGAGATAAAGAACGTTACCAGCCTGACCTTGTCGACAGGCACGCCGACAAGACGCGCAACGGTTTCGCTGAAGGCCACTGTGCGAATGGCCCGCCCTAGATTCGTAAATCGCAAAAGTGCGGCAAGTGCGATCACCATGACAAGCGCCGCGCCGACAGCAACGATTTGTAAAAGCTGCAGCCGTGCTCCCATCAGTTCGATCGCGGCCCCCGCAAGGGCGTTATCCGGGTAGCGCACGACCTCCGTGCCGAACACTTCCTGCGCGAGACCGATGAGCATACGGGCGAGTGCGAGGCTGCCGACCATGCCCATCCAGCGATGCGCCCCGCGCCGCTGCAGCGGCCGGAACACCAGCACCTCGCTCAGTACACCGAGCAGGCCCGCGGCGGCGGCCGCGGCGAGGATCGCGAGGGGCAAGGGCAGCGCCAGCGTGCGCACGACCTCCAACCCCACATAAGCGCCCCACATGAAGACCGCGCCCTGCGACAGATTGAGGACATTCATGACGCCGAAGACAAGCGTAAAGCCGATGGCGAAAACGGCGTAAACGGCCCCTAGCGACAGGCCGTTCACCAGTTGCTGCAAAAGCATGATGGATTCAGCTTGTCACGGCCGCGACGAAGACCTTGTTGCCGCCATCGCCGATCAGCACCTTCGGCTGCACCGTCGCATCGCGATCTGCCGACCATCCGAACCGCCCGAGCACTCCTTCGAAATCGCTGATCGATGCGAGCTTGTCGCGCACGAGCTTGCCGTTCGTCACATCGTCGGCGCGCCGGATGGCTTCGGCGAGAAGATAGGCCGCATCGTAACCTTGGGCCGCATAAATATCCGGTGTTGAGCCGTAACGCGCCCGATAGGATGTAACGAAAGCTTTGCTACGAGGACTGTCGTAATCCGCATACCACGCCGCGCCGACGATGATTCCGTTCGCCGCCGGGCCCGCCAGTTCGAACAGCTTGGCCGATATGTTGGCATTGCAGCCAATGAACACGATCTTGCTGTCGAAGCCAAGGTGGCGCGCTTGCCGTAAAATGGCTGCAGCCTCCTCGGCGAGTGTACCAAGGATGATGGCGTCGGGTTTTTGCTCGCGTATCTTGGTGAGCTGTGCGGAAAAATCGACGTCGCCGTGCTGATAGCTCTCGACATCGACTTGCTCAAGACCAAGATCCGCCACGGCTTTCTTCTGCACGTCATGCGCCCCGCGCGTGAGCGCATCGTCGAGTCCGTAGATCAAAGCGACTTTCTTGATTCCGTGCTTTTGCACGGCATAGCGCAACACGGTTGGGAACACCTGATCTTCTGGAATGCTGGTGCGAAAGATGTAGTCGCCGATCCTGGTGAGATTCGGCGCTGTGTTCGAGCTTGCGATGACCGGTATGTTTGCCTGTTGCGCGATCGGATCGGCAGCAAAAGCGGAATTAGACAAAGTCGGCCCCAGGATCGCAACGACTTTGTCCTGGCGAATGAGACGCTGAAAAATATTGACGGTCTGACCGCGATCGGCGCCATCGTCCGCATGGATTGCTTCCAGCTTTATGCCATTTAAAGCGTTCGCAGAATTGATCTCGGCAAAGGCCAACTCGATTGCCTGTTTCTGCTGGGTACCGTAGAGGGCGGCCGATCCTCCGGTCGTCGACTGAACGAGACCGATCCTCGCGACGCGCTCGTCTCGCGCGAATACCGCTGAGCCGGACAACGCCGCAGCACCACCGAGAGCCAAAACCGTGCGGCGGGAAAGGGTAATGGAAACCATGTCTGATCCTCTACACAAGACGTAACGTTGGCCGGAGAGCCTTTGTGTAGGAGCCGCGAAAACCAAGTCAAGCAATCGAAATAAAACAAGATGAACTTCCAAACATCTCGCCCAAATGAGAACGTTCGATCTGACCGACAGGAATTTCGTGCAAGTTTTCTGCGCCGCAAAAATCCCTGTTGCGGGCCAACGTCATCAAGTCAAATAACCACGCGTCTCCTGGGGCGATCGACGGCACATCGACAACGAACCGAGATGTCAGTGAGAGCGAAATGAAAAAACTGCCAACCAAGAAGATCGCACGAATCCTTGGACGCCCGCTTGTTTCGATCACCGCGGTGGCCGCTCAAATCGACCTGCCAATCGAATAGGATCGGTATCGCCTGGTGCTTGTTCGCAATGCGGGGATGCCGGATCAGCGTATTCGCATTGAGCCATAGACTTGAACAAAAGTATTAATCAGCGGCGTTGCGCACTGGCAAACGGTCAAAACCTTCCACCCTCGCGCATTGCACGAGAAACTTAAGCTCTCGTCCCTGCATTTTACGCAATTGCCAGACGCCAGCCGTTGCCCGCAAATGAAGCGTAAACGGCTGCATCAGCGATCTCGCAGCCGCTCGACCATACCATTCGAGGCTGCTTCATGATCTTCAGATTACTGGCGACACTTGCTCTTGTATCGGCGATGAATGTCGGGAGCGAAGCACGTGCGGAAGGGCGATTGAGAATCGTCGAGCAATTCGGGACGGTCTACTTGCCGCTCCATGCACTTCGCGACCAGAAGCTGATCGAGAAACACGGCAAGGCAGAAGGGCTCGATATCAAGGTCGAGTGGACCAAGCTCAGCGGCGGTGCGGCGATCAACGACGCGCTACTGTCTGGCGCCGTCGATGTCGGCGCCGCGGGCGCCGGCCCTGTGATCGTGCTCTGGGACCGGACCAAGGGGTCCGCCGATGTCAAGGTGATCGCCGCGCTCGGCGAACAGCCTAACTACCTGATCACGAACAATCCGAACATCAAGACGCTGAAGGATTTCACCAAGGCCGACAAGATCGCCGTGCCGGCTGTGGTCGTCTCGCAGCAATCGCGCCTGCTGGAGATCGCGGCCGAAAAGGAATTCGGTGAAGGAAAATACAATGTTCTCGACGACCTCACGGTCAATTTGCCTCATCCTGACGCGACGGCGGCGCTGCTGTCGGGCTCATCGGCGATTACCGCGCACTTCTCGAATCCACCCTATCAGGAGCAGGCGCTTCAAAACCCAAAGGTCCACAAGGTCCTGAGTTCCTACGACATCATGGGCGGCCGCATCACGCCGACCCTGCTGTACGCGACCTCGAAATTCCGCAACGAGAATCCGAAAACGTTCAAGGCGCTGTATGACGCGCTAAACGAAGCCTCGCAATGGATCGAAACGCATAAGGCCGAGGCGGCGGAGACCTATATCCGCGTCGAGCAGTCCAAGCTCGATCCGGCATTCGTGAAATCGGTCATCGACAACAAGGATGTCGACTTCACCACCACGCCGCAGGGAACGTTCAAATACGCAACCTTCCTCGCAAAAATCGGTGCAATTCGGAACAAGCCGGCGAGTTGGAAGGATTATTGCTTCGGAGAGCTTCACGACAAGCCGGGAAGCTAGTGATGACGGCAGTCCCTTCGACTGAGGCAACCTCTGCCGTGCTTGAAGTTGCACGGCTGACGCTCGACTATGACATCGAACACGGCGCCGTCCGCGCGGTCGAAAACGTCAGCTTTACAGTCGGAAAGAGTGAACGGCTGGTGCTGCTCGGACCTTCGGGCTGCGGCAAGTCATCGATCCTGAAGGCGATCGCCGGCTTTATCAAGCCGACGCAAGGACATGTCCTGATCGACCGCCGGCCGGTGAAGAAACCGGGCCCGGACCGGCTGGTCGTCTTTCAGGAATTCGACCAGCTTCTGCCGTGGAAGACCGTGCGTGAGAACGTCGCCTTTCCCTTGAAGGTCGCGCGCGGCAAATCGTCGGCGGAAGCGCGGGATATCGCCGATGACGCGCTGGCGAAAGTGGGACTGGCGCGCGCGCTGAACGCCTATCCTCATACCCTCTCCGGCGGGATGAAGCAGCGCGCCGCCATTGCGCGGGCGCTCGCCGCGGCACCTGAAGTTCTGTTGATGGATGAACCGTTCGCAGCACTCGATGCGCTGACGCGCGTCAATCTCCAGAACGATCTGCTGCAACTGGCCGACGAACTGAAATTCACCCTTGTTTTCGTGACGCATTCGATCGAAGAGGCGGTCCTTGTCGGCACCAAGCTGCATCTCCTCAGTACCCATCCGGGACGAACAATCGCAACATTTGAAACCGGCGCGTTCGGACGCGACAGTTTGGGCACGCCGGAATTCCGGGATATCGTCAAAGACATCAATGACGCATTGTTTGTTCGCGCCGCCGGAATTGCGGCATGACCGATGAAGCCACCGATATGGCTGCGACGGGTCAGGCCGAGCGGTCGGCAGATCGCTCGCACCGCTTCGGCGCATTGATCCGTTCCGCCGCCCTTCGGCGCGCCGTCGTCCTGCTCGGGTTGGCGATAGTGTGGCAGATCGCTGCGACCGTGACCGCAAGCCCACTCATGCTGCCGAGTTTCACGCAAACGTTTACGGCGCTGTGGGACGCTCTCCTTCACGACAATCTTGCGCAAGCCATCCTCGCCTCCCTCGGCGTCCTGGTCAAAGGCTATGTCATCGCCATTGCCCTGGCAGTCGTCCTGGTTTCGCTGGCCACCGCGAACATATTTTTTCGCGAGGTCCTGCTGATGCTGACGGCGATGTTCAATCCGCTGCCCGCCATTGCGTTGCTGCCCCTCGCGATGCTCTGGTTCGGGCTCGGCGAAACCAGCCTGATCTTCGTGCTGGTGCACTCCGTTCTGTGGCCGTTCGCGCTGGCAACGTTCATGGGCTTCCAGACCGTACCGGACACACATCGTCTGGTCGGGCGTAACTACGGTCTGCGCGGCGCGCGATATATCGCCTATATCCTGATCCCGTCCGCGCTGCCTTCGATCATTTCGGGACTCAAGATCGGCTGGGCCTTCGCATGGCGGACGCTGATTGCCGCTGAACTGGTGTTCGGCGTCAGCTCGAGCCAAGGCGGGCTTGGATGGTTCATCTTTCGCAACCGGAACGAGCTGTTCACCGACAAGGTTTTCGCCGGGCTCGTCAGCGTCATCCTGATCGGTCTCGTGGTCGAGTTTGGCTTGTTCCGCACGCTTGAAACCATCACTGTGCGACGCTGGGGCATGCAGCGCTAAAGCCACATACCGCGCTGCGTCGATCACCGGCGCAGTCGGGCACACCCTCACCAGGTCGCGATATAGATTACGCGGCCTCGAATGCTGGCACCGGCAACGCGGTCACCGACTTGATCTTTTCCATGGCGAATCGCGATGTCACATTCTTGAGCGCGATCGCACCGATGAGCTTCTTGTAGAAGATATCATAGCTCTGCATGTCGGTGACGACGACCCGCAGCATGTAGTCGACGTCACCAGCCATACGGTAGAACTCCATGACTTCCGGCATGGCGCTAACCGTTTCGGCAAACTTCTTCAGCCAGGCATTGGAATGGTCATAGCTTTCCACGGAGACGAACACCGACAGCCCAAGACCGATCTTGTTCTGATCGACCAGCGCGACCTTCCCCGTGATGATTCCCTCCCCTTCCATTCTCTGGATGCGCTTCCAGCAGGGGGTCGATGACAGGCCAACACGTTCGCCAATTTCTGCCACGGACAGCGATGCATCTTCCTGCAGCACTCTCAGAATCTTGCGGTCGATAGTATCGATGCGGCGTGCGGTTTCCTGAAGCGGGATGGCGGCCTCGGTCATTGCTAGAATTTCTTTCCAATAATACGGGTATTCAGAATAGTAATTGGAAATACATCCTACACAAGGCCAGTTTTAGTGTGAAAATGATGCAAGCCGGAGAAATATCTACTGCGCATGCCGTCTCCCTTGGAATTTCTTCTGGAAAGAAAGCCGCCCTAAAGACCGGCGCCTTTTCCGATGGCGTCGGAAAACGAGCGATCGACGATATCGCCTGCGTTAAGCCTCTGCTTGATCAAGCCCGACCGGAAATACAGGTCGATTGTCTTCTGTTCATCGGCGACGACGCCATCATCTATTAGAGCAATCCGGATTTTCGCACGACTGAGCCAGTTGAGCGGCACGGCGGGCGGAATGTTCATCAGCCTGCCCCACGTTTCGGCGTAGGCGTTGACATTGGTCAACGACCAGGCGCGAGCGGCCGTGAGCCGGCGAAGAAAATCCCCGAGCTCTGGGCGCTTGTCCCTGATGGCATCGGGCGAGGCGACCTGAAAGCCTATTCCGGGCGTGATGCCTTCGGCCGTGATCACACGCCGCGACTGGAACAATACCTCTTCCTGACTGACATACGGCTCCCAAGTCGACCAAGCATCGACCGATCCCTGGCTGTACGCCACCTTTGCGTCCGACGGTGCAAGAAACACAATTTGGACGTCCGTCAGTGACCATCCCCTGGATTCGAGCGCCGCAAGGATAAGCTGATGCCCGATCGAGCCGCGACCGGTTGCGATCTTCTTTCCTCTCAATCCTTCGAAGTCGCGGATCGGCGAATCTTTCGGAACCAGCACGGCGAGGCCGTCGCGGCTCTGCCGGATCGCAGCGATGGCTTTCACCGGAACATTTGCCGCCGCGGCGAAAGTGAAGGGCGCGTCGCCAACCAGACCGGTTTCGATTGCTCCCGCGCCGAGCGCTTCCAGCAATGGCGCCGCGGCCGGAAATTCCTTCCATTCGATCTTGTAGGGTACATCCCGAAGGACGCCAGCCGCTTCCATCACGGCCTGCGAGTTCCCCTTTTGATCGCCGACCCGCAATGTCGTCTGGGCACCGGCCGACGCGACGGCACTCAGCAACAGTCCCGCAACAAGAATACCGCGCATCATTCTGCCGCCACTCCCCTGGCGACACCGCGCCCGGCAATCAGCTGACGGGTCAGCGGGATCAGTTCGCGGCCATATTCGATGGCGTCGATCAAGGGATCGAAGCCGCGGATGAGGAAATGGCTGACTCCGAGATCGTAATAGTCGCCGAAGACTTCGGCGACCTGCGCGGGGGTTCCGACCAGCGCCGTGGTGTTGCTATTGGCGCCCGTGAGCTTCGCGATCTCCGTCCAGAGACGCTTATCGATGCGGGTGCCCTGCTCGGCCAGCGCCAGCAGGCGGCGCGCGCCGGCCGTCGCATGACCATCAGCCGGTTTGCGATATCCGGTTTTGTCCTGAAGCGCCGTTGCGCGCGCCAGAATTTCTTCGGCCTTGGCCCAGGCTTTCTCCTCGGTGTCGGCGAGAATGGGCCGCACCGACAGGCTAAAGCGCGGCGTGGGCCGGCCGTGTTTCGCGGCAGCCGCGCGTACCCGCGAGGTTACATCGCGCACCTGAGCGCAGGATTCTCCCCACAGCGCAAATGTGTCAGCATGCTTGCCCGCGACCTCGATCGCGGCGTCGGAAGCGCCGCCGACAAAGATTGGGATGCCTTCGCTGCGGTATGGCTTGATCTGCGAAAACCCGTTTTGAACCTTGTAATATTTGCCGTCATAGGAAAATGGCTTCTGGCTGGTCCATTCAGCACGAACGACATCCAGAAATTCGTCGGTGCGGGCGTAACGCTCGTCCTTGTCGTCGATGACGTTACCGTCTTGCTTCAGCTCGGTGGCGTTGCCGCCGGTGATGACGTGCAGCGCGACCCGGCCACCGGAAAGCTGGTCGACGGTTGCGAGCTGGCGCGCGATCAAGGTCGGCGCGGTAAAGCCTGGCCGCTGCGCGATCAGGACGTTGAGCCGGTCGGTGATGCCGAGCACGTGCTGGCCGATCTGTAAGCCGTCCGGTATGGTGGAATGAAACGCCAGCAAAGCGCGGTCGAAGCCGGCATTTTCGTGGGCTTTCGCGACAGTCTCGATGTGGTGACGGTCGAGGATCGGACCGTTGCGCACGATGGTTTCCGATGAGTTATTGTTGGTAATGTATCCGATGAATTCCACCGACATTGCAAAACTCCCTTTTTGTGTCGATCAACGCTCAGAGGCCCAGCGCCAAACGCCCCGCGCTCACCCTTGTTGCATCGTCCTGCGGCGTATGAACCCGGCCACACAGCACATCGCGATAATGCCGCTCCAGCGGATTGGCACGTGTCAGGCCGTGATTGCTGGTGAGCGACAGGGCGTCTTCGACGACTGCGACCGCGTTGTTCGTAACCGTCGACTTGATGATGTTGGATTCGACGGCGCTCAATAGAACGCCGTCATCGAAGTCCCCGGAAAAACTGTCGATCAGGCGTGAATTGACCGCCAGACGCGCCTCGATACCACCAAGAATCTCCTGCGCGCGCGGCAGCGTGGCCAGCGGCGCACCGAGATTGGCCGGCACGCGGGTTTTCAGGAAGCCGATCAGCCAGTCACGCGCGGCTTGCGCGATGCCATCGTAAATCGCGGCAACGAAAATCGCGTGAACCGTCGCCTGGGTAAAATCCGGTACCCGCCAATCGTCCGGTTTACGGACGTCGATTTCGTGATCGAGCGAAAACACGACGTCCTCGAACACGATGTCATGGCTGCCGCTGGCGCGCAGCCCCAAATGATCCCAGGTCTCGACGATGCGCGTCCCCGGCAGTCCCGCGCGAACCAGAAACAAGCCGACACGCACATCAGGTTCGTCGGTCTTCGCCCACACCGCATACCACTTCAGGATCGGCGCACCGGTCGAATAGATCTTGCGGCCAGTAAGCCGCCATCCCGCCTCGGTCTTGCGTGCGATCGTCGCCGGCAACCCGCCGCGCGAGGGCGAGCCCAGGTCCGGCTCGACACGAAGAGCATTGATCAAGGCCACGCCTTCGACGGTTTCCCGCGCCAGCTTGCGCGAGAGCCGGCCGGGCCATCGCGTACTTCTCGCCATCACCAGGTGCTGAATGTAATGCATCGACAGCACCAAAGCGGTCGATGGATCCGCTCTTCCGAATATGGTGAGAATCCGCACCGTATCGCGCGCCCCGGCGCCGGACCCTCCTAACGCGGCCGGCACGGTCAACGCCAGTAGTCCCGCTTCGGACAAGCGGTTGAAATTCTCGAACGGAAAGCTGGCGTCGCGATCATGTTGGCCAGCTCGCTCGGCAAATTCCGACGCAAGCCAATTTGCCTTGTCGAAAATCCCAGGAAAAATTCCAAGGCTTGCATCCATCGGAGGCTCCTTGCGTACCGGATTGTCCCGCACGCTCACCAGGTTGAATCGAGGCCGAGCAGGCCCAGAATGTGCCGCCGCAGTTCCGCCAAGCCGGGATCGCCGCGGTGCCGCGGATAGGGATAATCGACGCGGATGTCGGCCTTGATGCGCGCGGGCCGTTCGCTGAAGACGATCACGCGGTTGGCCAGGAACACGGCTTCTTCCACATCGTGGGTCACCAACAGCGTGGTGAATCCGCTGCGCTGCCAGAGCGAGGCGATTTCCGCCTGCATCGTGATGCGCGTCAGCGAATCGAGCTTGCCGAGCGGTTCATCAAGGACAAGTATCCTGGGGTCGTTGACGAGCGCCCGCGCCAGCGCGACGCGCTGCGCCATGCCGCCCGAAAGCTGATGCGGATAGGCGTTGCGGAACCCCGAAAGCCCGACCAGGTCGATCGCCGCATCGACGCGATGACGCTGGCTTTTCAGAATGCCCTGGGCTTCGAGCCCGAGCCCAACGTTGTGCCAGACCGTGCGCCATGGAAACAGCGTCGGATCCTGAAACACCACCACCCGCGAGGGAAATGGCCCGGTGATGAGATCGCCGTCCTCGCGCAACGTGCCCGACCGCGGCGGCTCAAGGCCTGCAACCAGACGCAGCAAGGTTGATTTTCCGCATCCGGACGGACCGAGCAGCGCGACGAATTCGCCCGGCTCCAGCCCGAAGCTGACATTGTCCAATACCGGCAGCACGGCTCCGTCGATGTCGAAGGCATGACTGACGCCTTCGACATCGAGCGAAGCGCCGACGGCGGCCGGCCCGCTCGCTTTGGCGACCGCAAGCGCTACCATTTCACGACGCCCTTTTGCCAGACCAGCAGCCGGTCGCGCGTCCTGAACAGAAGCGTGATCGCGCCCGAGCACAATAGCGACATCACGATCAGCGCCGCATACATGTTCGCATACGCTGCCCAGCCCTGGGCCCATTGCAGATACCAACCGAGACCGGCCTTGACGCCGATCATTTCGGCGACGACGAGAACGGCGAAGGATGAGCCGAGGCCCATGAACAGGCCGACGAAGACATGCGGCAGCGCTGCGGGAATTGCGACCTTCAGCACCAGGAACGACGGCTTGGCTCCAAGGGTTCGCGCAACATCGTAATAGGCGCTGCTGACACTTGCTACGCCGGACCAGGTCAACACCGTGACCGGAAATCCGGTGGCCAATGCGATCAGGAAAGTGCTCGCGCTCCAGCTCGACGGAAACGTAAAGAACGCGAACGGAAGCCATGCCGTCGCCGGCAACGGTCCGATGAACCGCAGGATCGGATGCACCCAGTAGCCTACAGCGCGAGACCAACCAATCGATACGCCGGTGAGAAAGCCGATCGCGGCGCCAATCGCATAACCGCCGAGCTGAAGCTTGACCGATGCAAAGGTGCTGGCGAGAAGCTTGGGAAGGTCATCGGTATAGACCTCGATAATGGCTTGCGGCGGCGGAAAAAACGGCAGCGGCAGCCACGCAAACTTGGCGGTTGCAAGCTCCCATACGGTCAAGAACACCCCGAGCGCCAGCAGCCATGGCGCTCGCTGTTGCAGGCCCGCCCCGAAACGTCCCAGCCTGCTCCCGCTCAAGGTCCCGAGCAGAATGCCGCCGGCGATAACGAATGCTGCGACGGCCAGTTCATGGGTCCGCGCCCAGTCGCCGAGATCCTCCCACAACAGGCATGAGAGACCGAAGCCGGCCCACGCCAGGCTCGCGAACGCCGCAGCTCCATTTGCCAGCCAGGACGAAGGAAGCGACAGCGGCCGCGCCACAATGGCGGCCCCCTCTTCCGCGGATTGCGCCAGCGCGGCGGCTCTAGACACCTCTGAATACATCGACATAAATCCGCTCCGCAAACTTTGCCGTATCAGTGCTGGGTTTGAAAACAGACACGAGTTTCAGATCATCCGCATAAGCCTTCAGCTCCTGCTTGAGCACGCCCCCGACGGGATGATGGTGGTGGGTGTGATATCTGACCATCGCCTGCAGATCGTCGAGACTTGCGGCCTTCGGCGCGTAGGGCTGGAACGACGCGGCGGCCTTGTCCGGATTCTGTGCCGTGAACATCGCGGCATCGAGCAGCGCCTGGGTGATCGCGCGCGCGACCAGCGGTTCCTCGCGCACCAGACTGCCGCGCAATCCAACGATGCAGCACGTCTTGTCCTTGTACTCGCCGTCCAGATTGGATGCGACTTCCTTGTAAGTGCTGTCCTTCAACCAGAGGTAAGCGATCGGATCGGACGCCAGGAACACCTGCACTTCGCCCTTCTCGATGGCGAGCTGCAGGAGGTTGCCGGGATAGGCGCGCCAGTCGACGTCCTTGTTCGGATCGATGCCCTGCTTGGCGAGCTGAATCGAAAAGAAGTTCTTGTCGGGACCGGCGAGATCACCGACCGCGACGACCTTTCCCTTGAGGTCGGCCAGCTTGTCGACGCCCGAATTCACCCGCGACAAAACACGCATGCAGCCGCCATGCGTTCCTGCCGCGATCTTGACATCAAAGCCCTGCTCAAGCGGCTTCAGCCAGCGCAATGCCATTCCAAGGCCTGCATCGGTCTTGCCGGTCGCGATCGCCTCAAGCAGCTGATCGGTGGACCCGCTGTAA is part of the Bradyrhizobium canariense genome and encodes:
- a CDS encoding ABC transporter ATP-binding protein, which translates into the protein MTAVPSTEATSAVLEVARLTLDYDIEHGAVRAVENVSFTVGKSERLVLLGPSGCGKSSILKAIAGFIKPTQGHVLIDRRPVKKPGPDRLVVFQEFDQLLPWKTVRENVAFPLKVARGKSSAEARDIADDALAKVGLARALNAYPHTLSGGMKQRAAIARALAAAPEVLLMDEPFAALDALTRVNLQNDLLQLADELKFTLVFVTHSIEEAVLVGTKLHLLSTHPGRTIATFETGAFGRDSLGTPEFRDIVKDINDALFVRAAGIAA
- a CDS encoding branched-chain amino acid ABC transporter permease encodes the protein MIEFFYAYHNVIDLCLLNSVLAFGCFLLLGVNLFSLATGGLMAIGAYLSIWLTMQQGWSFAPALTAAVAAASLAAFGLGSLVLRLRGDYFTMATLAFTEVIRIIALNWDSVTGGALGVFGIPKLTETWQLALLLVLVIYLVWAVRNSSIGERMRAVAADELVVSTAGHDVARLKLAIFTASGAIAGLGGGLAAHLNMFVAPGDFGFLRSVDSVIAPVLGGAWNIAGPVIGATILTVLPEALRFSAQMREILVGATMLGAVVFLPTGVASLPTLLRRRAAW
- a CDS encoding ABC transporter substrate-binding protein, which codes for MVSITLSRRTVLALGGAAALSGSAVFARDERVARIGLVQSTTGGSAALYGTQQKQAIELAFAEINSANALNGIKLEAIHADDGADRGQTVNIFQRLIRQDKVVAILGPTLSNSAFAADPIAQQANIPVIASSNTAPNLTRIGDYIFRTSIPEDQVFPTVLRYAVQKHGIKKVALIYGLDDALTRGAHDVQKKAVADLGLEQVDVESYQHGDVDFSAQLTKIREQKPDAIILGTLAEEAAAILRQARHLGFDSKIVFIGCNANISAKLFELAGPAANGIIVGAAWYADYDSPRSKAFVTSYRARYGSTPDIYAAQGYDAAYLLAEAIRRADDVTNGKLVRDKLASISDFEGVLGRFGWSADRDATVQPKVLIGDGGNKVFVAAVTS
- a CDS encoding Lrp/AsnC family transcriptional regulator, which translates into the protein MTEAAIPLQETARRIDTIDRKILRVLQEDASLSVAEIGERVGLSSTPCWKRIQRMEGEGIITGKVALVDQNKIGLGLSVFVSVESYDHSNAWLKKFAETVSAMPEVMEFYRMAGDVDYMLRVVVTDMQSYDIFYKKLIGAIALKNVTSRFAMEKIKSVTALPVPAFEAA
- a CDS encoding ABC transporter permease, with the translated sequence MTDEATDMAATGQAERSADRSHRFGALIRSAALRRAVVLLGLAIVWQIAATVTASPLMLPSFTQTFTALWDALLHDNLAQAILASLGVLVKGYVIAIALAVVLVSLATANIFFREVLLMLTAMFNPLPAIALLPLAMLWFGLGETSLIFVLVHSVLWPFALATFMGFQTVPDTHRLVGRNYGLRGARYIAYILIPSALPSIISGLKIGWAFAWRTLIAAELVFGVSSSQGGLGWFIFRNRNELFTDKVFAGLVSVILIGLVVEFGLFRTLETITVRRWGMQR
- a CDS encoding LLM class flavin-dependent oxidoreductase, with amino-acid sequence MSVEFIGYITNNNSSETIVRNGPILDRHHIETVAKAHENAGFDRALLAFHSTIPDGLQIGQHVLGITDRLNVLIAQRPGFTAPTLIARQLATVDQLSGGRVALHVITGGNATELKQDGNVIDDKDERYARTDEFLDVVRAEWTSQKPFSYDGKYYKVQNGFSQIKPYRSEGIPIFVGGASDAAIEVAGKHADTFALWGESCAQVRDVTSRVRAAAAKHGRPTPRFSLSVRPILADTEEKAWAKAEEILARATALQDKTGYRKPADGHATAGARRLLALAEQGTRIDKRLWTEIAKLTGANSNTTALVGTPAQVAEVFGDYYDLGVSHFLIRGFDPLIDAIEYGRELIPLTRQLIAGRGVARGVAAE
- a CDS encoding branched-chain amino acid ABC transporter permease, which produces MLLQQLVNGLSLGAVYAVFAIGFTLVFGVMNVLNLSQGAVFMWGAYVGLEVVRTLALPLPLAILAAAAAAGLLGVLSEVLVFRPLQRRGAHRWMGMVGSLALARMLIGLAQEVFGTEVVRYPDNALAGAAIELMGARLQLLQIVAVGAALVMVIALAALLRFTNLGRAIRTVAFSETVARLVGVPVDKVRLVTFFISGALAGGAGVLWSLLFQSVSPFMGDSILLKGLTVLILGGLGNVLGALVGGVLLGLVEVASVVAIGSGYRDAVGFGLVLLILLTRPTGLFATRETKRA
- a CDS encoding ABC transporter substrate-binding protein, with product MIFRLLATLALVSAMNVGSEARAEGRLRIVEQFGTVYLPLHALRDQKLIEKHGKAEGLDIKVEWTKLSGGAAINDALLSGAVDVGAAGAGPVIVLWDRTKGSADVKVIAALGEQPNYLITNNPNIKTLKDFTKADKIAVPAVVVSQQSRLLEIAAEKEFGEGKYNVLDDLTVNLPHPDATAALLSGSSAITAHFSNPPYQEQALQNPKVHKVLSSYDIMGGRITPTLLYATSKFRNENPKTFKALYDALNEASQWIETHKAEAAETYIRVEQSKLDPAFVKSVIDNKDVDFTTTPQGTFKYATFLAKIGAIRNKPASWKDYCFGELHDKPGS
- a CDS encoding ABC transporter substrate-binding protein; its protein translation is MMRGILVAGLLLSAVASAGAQTTLRVGDQKGNSQAVMEAAGVLRDVPYKIEWKEFPAAAPLLEALGAGAIETGLVGDAPFTFAAAANVPVKAIAAIRQSRDGLAVLVPKDSPIRDFEGLRGKKIATGRGSIGHQLILAALESRGWSLTDVQIVFLAPSDAKVAYSQGSVDAWSTWEPYVSQEEVLFQSRRVITAEGITPGIGFQVASPDAIRDKRPELGDFLRRLTAARAWSLTNVNAYAETWGRLMNIPPAVPLNWLSRAKIRIALIDDGVVADEQKTIDLYFRSGLIKQRLNAGDIVDRSFSDAIGKGAGL